The following coding sequences are from one Balneolales bacterium ANBcel1 window:
- a CDS encoding prolyl oligopeptidase family serine peptidase: protein MSTVRLFQQPRFFLLTLFIIGLMAPAVTVPSAFAGGSHWSPEDIVSQERAGQFAFSPDGTIIAWVKTRNSSEKDRNVTDLYLTRLDRTAGNSPSGGRSAGASSEDEASFLTIRLTRSEESDRNPFFSRDGNLLYFLSSRDNGNKLWAMNLHGGEPYEVHEFDEGIRSVQQLEDGTITFLSDEGDLLIETERKDREDNTQVIEDTVTFKPVRLFSFDPDSRQVRRLTDNLFPISTYAVSDDGRFAVTGHTRSPHYGADAHPPPSYFFWDLETGKRIRILQGMQTPGNFSFTDDNRGVYFSAVTSSDPQWSGAGISELYYMEIPEDEPLARIMEAHATNARAEAESASSKPHPARIGQANNREAEVSGNADTADNRQAGKGRTTDAGAGSKPGSDEPNGGGNVDRFGFLPPGEVPDGPLSVVKVPLDWDWALGSGYHVLGNDVLASLADGPTRKLAHYERRGNGEWRKREVDAGKHNGRVAIAAIAEDHSNMVFVHSTASTMPQYRIGELDVRRRSAQLSEGKELFQLNSGLRDKHIAKTEIFRWTGAEGTEVNGILYYPENYDPERRYPLTVAIRGGPAAVTLDWWNMSWAYFPHILSQKESFVLMPNYHGSSSHGLEFVESIKGRYYELELIDIVNGIQTLDEQGKIDTDSLGVMGWSNGSILSIALSIEYPEMFRVVGAGAGNVNWISDYGTCMFGVRFDQSYIGGAPWDSTGALFYNTAYIEKSPIFRMDQVRAPTIIFFGSEDRAVPRDQGWEHYRALQQIGRAPVRFLWFPGQPHSLQKLTHQTRKLKEEIAWFDRYLFGTYEEPNRAFKDDSPLAELLKRDSLASHGGYYGVRNSDKLIPEVVPIGSAQNGNSGFPEGSAIGRFQVTNKQFQAFDPEHEFHPLMGNHPVRYVTVDQARAYADWLSGHTGQTWRLPNADEAEILHRAAHRAGARQNTLNRLAGYDITVDEVQLLRSKTDLLPPDRLITQAGSFGPVTVGEAEIYDLGGNVTEWVDTGAKGTGTAKTGDNSRGVHATDTSPAVYGFSAIDFVDKRDASRPPPRLSFTGFRLIRE from the coding sequence ATGTCCACAGTCCGTTTATTTCAACAACCCCGCTTCTTCCTGCTCACCCTTTTTATCATCGGCCTGATGGCCCCGGCGGTTACCGTGCCCTCGGCTTTTGCCGGCGGCTCCCACTGGTCACCGGAGGACATCGTCAGCCAGGAACGAGCCGGGCAGTTTGCATTTTCCCCCGACGGGACAATAATCGCATGGGTCAAAACCCGTAATTCAAGTGAGAAGGACCGCAATGTCACGGACTTGTACCTGACCCGCCTGGACCGCACTGCGGGCAACAGTCCATCCGGCGGCCGCTCCGCTGGTGCCTCTTCGGAGGACGAAGCTTCATTTCTGACCATACGCCTGACCCGCTCCGAAGAGTCGGACCGCAACCCCTTTTTCTCCCGCGACGGTAATCTGCTCTATTTTCTTTCATCCCGCGATAACGGCAACAAACTGTGGGCCATGAATCTCCATGGAGGAGAACCGTATGAGGTGCATGAATTTGACGAAGGGATCCGTAGCGTTCAGCAGCTCGAGGACGGCACCATCACCTTTCTGTCTGATGAGGGCGACCTGCTTATCGAGACTGAACGAAAGGACCGGGAAGACAACACGCAGGTGATCGAAGATACCGTCACATTCAAACCTGTGCGGCTTTTTTCATTTGATCCGGATTCACGGCAGGTCCGCCGCCTTACCGACAACCTGTTCCCGATTTCCACCTACGCGGTTTCGGACGACGGGCGCTTCGCCGTAACCGGGCACACCCGCAGCCCCCATTACGGCGCCGATGCCCATCCGCCCCCCTCCTACTTTTTCTGGGACCTTGAAACCGGCAAACGAATACGCATTTTGCAGGGGATGCAGACCCCCGGAAACTTCTCATTCACCGACGACAATCGGGGCGTCTATTTTTCTGCTGTGACCTCATCCGACCCCCAGTGGAGCGGTGCCGGTATCTCCGAACTCTATTATATGGAGATTCCGGAGGATGAACCGCTTGCGCGGATTATGGAAGCTCACGCGACCAACGCACGGGCCGAAGCCGAGTCAGCTAGCAGCAAACCCCATCCTGCCCGCATCGGCCAGGCGAACAATCGGGAAGCGGAGGTGTCCGGCAATGCGGATACGGCGGACAACCGTCAGGCCGGCAAAGGGCGTACCACAGATGCCGGTGCCGGTTCGAAGCCGGGAAGCGATGAGCCGAATGGTGGCGGCAACGTTGACCGATTCGGATTTCTGCCACCCGGCGAAGTGCCCGATGGCCCTCTGAGTGTAGTGAAGGTCCCGCTGGATTGGGACTGGGCCCTCGGCTCCGGCTATCATGTACTCGGTAATGATGTTCTCGCATCGCTGGCCGATGGACCGACCCGCAAACTGGCCCATTACGAACGTCGTGGCAACGGAGAATGGCGCAAACGAGAGGTAGATGCCGGAAAGCACAACGGGCGTGTGGCTATCGCCGCCATCGCGGAAGACCATTCGAACATGGTATTCGTCCATTCCACCGCCTCAACCATGCCGCAGTACCGAATCGGGGAGCTCGATGTGCGCCGCCGCAGCGCACAGCTTTCCGAGGGCAAAGAGCTGTTCCAACTGAACAGCGGGTTGCGGGACAAGCACATAGCAAAAACCGAGATTTTTCGCTGGACCGGGGCCGAAGGCACCGAGGTAAACGGCATTCTCTACTACCCGGAAAACTACGATCCCGAACGCCGTTATCCGCTTACCGTGGCGATTCGCGGCGGACCCGCCGCCGTTACCCTCGACTGGTGGAATATGAGCTGGGCCTATTTCCCGCACATCCTGTCACAAAAGGAATCGTTTGTACTGATGCCCAATTACCACGGCTCTTCCAGCCACGGACTGGAGTTCGTGGAGTCGATCAAGGGCCGCTATTATGAGCTGGAACTGATCGATATCGTCAACGGGATCCAAACCCTGGACGAGCAGGGCAAGATCGATACAGATTCGCTCGGGGTGATGGGCTGGTCGAACGGATCCATCCTCAGTATCGCGCTTTCGATTGAATATCCGGAGATGTTCCGGGTGGTCGGGGCGGGAGCCGGCAACGTGAACTGGATCTCCGATTACGGGACCTGCATGTTCGGTGTCCGATTCGACCAAAGTTATATCGGCGGAGCGCCCTGGGACAGTACCGGCGCCCTGTTTTACAACACGGCATACATCGAGAAATCGCCGATCTTCCGGATGGACCAGGTCAGGGCTCCAACCATTATCTTTTTCGGCAGCGAGGATCGCGCCGTGCCGCGTGATCAGGGATGGGAGCATTATCGTGCGCTTCAACAGATTGGCCGGGCACCCGTCCGTTTCCTTTGGTTCCCCGGTCAGCCGCACAGCCTGCAGAAACTGACGCACCAGACCCGCAAACTGAAGGAGGAGATCGCCTGGTTCGACCGATATCTGTTCGGCACCTACGAAGAGCCGAACCGGGCCTTCAAGGATGACAGCCCACTGGCCGAACTGCTGAAGCGTGACAGCCTGGCCAGCCACGGCGGATATTACGGCGTCCGCAACAGCGACAAACTGATTCCCGAAGTAGTGCCGATCGGATCAGCGCAAAACGGAAACAGCGGGTTCCCGGAAGGGTCGGCCATCGGACGCTTCCAGGTCACCAACAAGCAGTTCCAGGCGTTTGATCCCGAGCATGAGTTCCATCCCCTCATGGGTAATCACCCTGTGCGGTATGTGACGGTGGATCAGGCCAGGGCCTACGCCGATTGGCTCAGCGGTCATACCGGTCAGACCTGGCGCCTGCCCAACGCCGATGAGGCTGAAATCCTGCACCGGGCAGCGCACCGTGCCGGAGCCCGGCAGAACACGCTGAACCGACTGGCCGGTTACGACATCACCGTGGACGAAGTGCAGCTGCTGCGAAGCAAAACAGATCTGCTGCCACCCGACAGACTCATCACCCAGGCCGGCAGTTTTGGTCCCGTGACCGTCGGAGAGGCGGAGATATACGACCTTGGCGGAAATGTAACGGAGTGGGTGGATACCGGTGCGAAGGGAACCGGGACCGCCAAAACAGGCGACAACAGCCGCGGGGTTCACGCGACTGACACCTCCCCGGCCGTTTACGGATTCAGCGCTATCGACTTTGTCGACAAGCGTGACGCATCACGTCCGCCGCCCAGGCTCTCTTTCACCGGATTCCGGTTGATTCGCGAGTAA
- a CDS encoding agmatine deiminase family protein: MPGKRYYMPPEWAPHKLTLMAWPDNRETWPGIRLNRAEHVYADILEALTPHEEVMLLVANEEARQAAASLLQNRNIDWNRVRLIHMPVNDVWIRDYGPISLLPYDKAKSTGRSNSGSSLSAESRGGPDVTAMPGLTGKQTGEQAGRQTGEQAGKQTGEQGSQAVSDTGGAGAGAPEVVLCDWEYNAWGGKYPPYDFDNAVPGKLARLLNLPTVAPGMVLEGGSIDVNGAGCLLTTESVLLNPNRNPGLGKAEIEENLRTWFGIEKVIWLKSGLRGDDTDGHIDDLARFVSERVIFTTVTDDTSDPNYETLLENWNILKDATDIHGNPFEIVELPLPQTRITGTTVDGSDYVPASYANFYIANRCVLVPTYDKRYDDEVLRMFQSVFPDRYIKDVPCNDLVWGQGSIHCVTQQVIG, translated from the coding sequence ATGCCCGGTAAACGTTATTACATGCCCCCCGAATGGGCGCCGCACAAACTCACTCTCATGGCCTGGCCCGACAACCGGGAAACCTGGCCCGGAATCCGGCTGAACCGAGCCGAACATGTCTATGCCGACATCCTGGAAGCTCTCACGCCCCACGAAGAGGTGATGCTGCTGGTCGCCAATGAGGAGGCTCGGCAGGCCGCCGCCTCTCTGCTCCAAAACCGGAATATCGACTGGAACCGGGTCCGGCTCATCCACATGCCGGTCAATGATGTGTGGATACGCGACTACGGTCCGATTTCGCTCCTTCCGTACGACAAAGCCAAATCCACCGGCCGGAGTAATTCGGGCTCATCCCTGTCGGCGGAATCGCGGGGCGGGCCAGACGTAACGGCGATGCCGGGTTTGACCGGGAAGCAAACCGGAGAACAAGCCGGGAGGCAAACCGGAGAACAAGCCGGGAAGCAAACCGGAGAACAAGGCTCGCAGGCCGTATCAGATACCGGCGGGGCGGGAGCCGGTGCGCCGGAAGTGGTACTGTGCGACTGGGAGTACAACGCCTGGGGTGGTAAATACCCCCCGTATGATTTCGACAACGCGGTGCCGGGCAAGCTCGCCCGCCTGCTCAATCTGCCGACAGTCGCACCCGGAATGGTGCTTGAGGGCGGCTCTATCGACGTAAACGGGGCAGGCTGCCTGCTGACCACCGAGTCGGTGCTGCTGAACCCCAACCGAAACCCCGGCCTCGGCAAAGCCGAAATCGAGGAAAATCTGCGCACGTGGTTCGGTATTGAAAAGGTGATCTGGCTGAAAAGCGGACTCCGGGGCGACGATACCGACGGACATATCGATGACCTCGCCCGCTTTGTCTCGGAGAGGGTGATCTTTACTACGGTAACCGACGACACCAGCGACCCCAACTACGAGACCCTGCTTGAGAACTGGAACATCCTGAAGGATGCGACCGACATCCACGGAAACCCGTTTGAAATCGTGGAGCTGCCGCTGCCGCAAACCCGCATCACGGGCACTACGGTCGACGGATCAGATTACGTGCCCGCAAGCTACGCCAATTTCTATATTGCCAACCGGTGCGTGCTGGTTCCAACCTACGATAAACGCTACGACGACGAGGTGCTCCGGATGTTCCAGTCGGTGTTCCCCGACCGGTATATCAAGGATGTGCCCTGCAACGATCTGGTATGGGGACAGGGATCCATCCACTGTGTTACCCAGCAGGTGATCGGATGA
- a CDS encoding dienelactone hydrolase family protein, producing the protein MFQNNDHPHQGQPVLEKGKPLDQAKGAVILIHGRGASADSILTLYDELMHLEESAGARKEGAAGARKETTAGSQVSAADPQNGGASVADLAWMAPQAANHTWYPYPFMSPLEQNEPWLESALQVMDELITKALGAGIPKERIVLAGFSQGACLSTEFAARNADRYGGVVALSGGVIGPDVDYSRYRGSMKKTPVFIGCSDIDSHIPEHRVQDTAGVFENLGADVTKKIYPGMGHTVNEDELHHFRNMLHNLPV; encoded by the coding sequence ATGTTTCAGAATAATGACCACCCTCACCAGGGCCAGCCGGTCCTGGAAAAAGGCAAACCGCTGGATCAGGCGAAAGGAGCCGTAATATTAATACACGGACGCGGCGCTTCGGCCGACAGCATCCTCACGTTGTATGATGAGTTGATGCACCTGGAGGAGTCGGCAGGCGCCCGGAAGGAGGGTGCCGCAGGAGCACGGAAGGAGACAACCGCAGGTTCGCAGGTATCGGCAGCCGATCCGCAAAACGGCGGCGCATCTGTCGCGGATCTGGCGTGGATGGCGCCCCAGGCCGCCAATCACACATGGTACCCCTACCCGTTCATGTCGCCGCTGGAGCAGAACGAACCATGGCTTGAGTCGGCCCTGCAGGTGATGGACGAACTGATTACAAAAGCACTCGGCGCCGGTATCCCCAAAGAGCGCATAGTACTTGCCGGTTTCTCGCAGGGGGCCTGTTTGTCAACTGAATTCGCCGCCCGCAACGCCGATCGCTATGGCGGCGTGGTTGCCCTTAGTGGAGGTGTCATCGGGCCGGATGTCGACTACAGTCGGTACCGGGGGTCCATGAAAAAGACGCCGGTCTTTATCGGTTGCAGCGATATCGACTCGCATATCCCGGAACACCGGGTGCAGGATACCGCCGGAGTGTTTGAAAACCTCGGGGCCGATGTCACCAAAAAGATTTATCCGGGAATGGGGCATACCGTCAATGAGGACGAGCTGCACCATTTTCGGAACATGCTGCACAATCTGCCCGTGTAG
- a CDS encoding rhodanese-like domain-containing protein yields the protein MRNLICRAALFAALITLTFCSSSAQESSYIDIRPGELEKLLAERDVVIIDVRTPAEWAGGTVEGALTINLSDPSFEERVTALDPDADYLIYCNSGNRSRVASHFMSANGFRSVFNYDGMHTQIRREHQALK from the coding sequence ATGCGAAATCTGATCTGCCGGGCCGCACTGTTTGCCGCCCTTATCACTCTTACTTTCTGCAGTTCGTCGGCACAGGAGTCGTCTTATATCGATATCCGGCCGGGAGAGCTCGAAAAACTGCTGGCCGAACGCGATGTCGTCATCATCGATGTGCGCACACCCGCAGAGTGGGCCGGGGGCACGGTGGAGGGTGCCCTCACCATCAACCTCAGCGACCCTTCGTTCGAGGAACGCGTTACCGCTCTTGACCCCGATGCCGATTACCTGATCTACTGCAATTCCGGCAATCGCAGCCGGGTAGCCTCCCATTTTATGTCCGCCAACGGATTCCGGTCGGTGTTCAACTATGACGGGATGCACACCCAGATACGTCGTGAGCACCAGGCCCTGAAATGA
- a CDS encoding NAD-dependent succinate-semialdehyde dehydrogenase: MSSRIEVTNPASGKTVRTFDTISKEEMWRVVDKSHDTFLEWRNTSFEHRSGLMKKAAALLRERADRYGRIITGEMGKTLASARGEVEKCAWVCDYYADNAREFLSEEPVESDASESFITYNPLGPVLAVMPWNFPFWQVFRFAAPALMAGNTGLLKHASNVPGSALAIEEVFRDAGFPEHAFRTLLIKTSLVEELLESDKVKAATLTGSGPAGSAVASKAGEMLKKTVLELGGSDPYIVLEDADIDAAAATCATSRLINGGQSCIAAKRFIVVEEVLDAFTEKFVEHMRDAVMDDPMRENVTIGPMAREDLRDELHEQVERSVSQGARLVLGGKVPDRPGAWYPPTVLTGVTPGMTAFDEELFGPVAAIISAKDEADAIRLANNSVFGLGAAVFTADTRRGRRIAAEELEAGCCFVNEFVKSDPRLPFGGIKTSGYGRELSHLGILEFTNIKTVYVK; encoded by the coding sequence ATGAGTTCCCGTATCGAAGTGACCAATCCGGCATCCGGAAAGACAGTCCGTACTTTCGACACCATCAGCAAAGAGGAGATGTGGCGGGTAGTGGACAAATCGCACGACACGTTTCTGGAGTGGCGCAACACCTCTTTCGAGCACCGAAGCGGCCTCATGAAAAAAGCGGCGGCGCTGCTGCGGGAACGGGCCGATCGATACGGCCGCATCATCACCGGGGAGATGGGAAAAACGCTGGCATCCGCCAGGGGAGAAGTCGAAAAGTGTGCCTGGGTATGTGACTACTACGCCGACAACGCGCGGGAATTTTTATCCGAAGAGCCGGTTGAAAGCGATGCCTCGGAAAGCTTTATTACTTACAATCCACTGGGGCCCGTACTGGCGGTAATGCCCTGGAATTTCCCCTTCTGGCAAGTGTTCCGCTTTGCCGCTCCCGCGCTAATGGCCGGAAACACCGGCCTGCTCAAGCATGCGAGTAACGTTCCGGGTTCGGCGCTGGCCATCGAGGAGGTGTTTCGCGATGCCGGTTTCCCCGAACACGCCTTCCGTACACTGCTGATCAAAACCTCTCTGGTGGAGGAGCTTCTGGAAAGCGACAAGGTGAAAGCGGCAACCCTGACGGGCAGCGGTCCGGCCGGCAGCGCCGTCGCCTCCAAAGCGGGTGAGATGCTGAAAAAGACGGTTCTCGAACTGGGAGGCAGCGACCCCTACATCGTTCTGGAGGATGCCGACATCGACGCCGCCGCGGCCACCTGCGCCACCAGCCGGCTTATCAACGGAGGGCAAAGCTGTATCGCGGCCAAACGCTTCATTGTGGTCGAGGAGGTTCTGGACGCCTTCACCGAAAAATTTGTCGAACACATGCGCGATGCGGTTATGGACGACCCCATGCGCGAAAATGTCACCATCGGCCCCATGGCGCGGGAAGATCTTCGTGACGAACTGCACGAGCAGGTCGAGCGGTCGGTCAGCCAGGGTGCCCGGCTGGTGTTGGGCGGGAAGGTACCGGACCGACCCGGAGCATGGTATCCTCCAACGGTACTCACCGGCGTGACCCCCGGCATGACGGCCTTTGACGAAGAGCTGTTCGGGCCCGTTGCCGCCATTATCTCCGCCAAAGACGAAGCCGATGCGATTCGTCTGGCCAACAACTCGGTTTTTGGTCTCGGTGCCGCCGTTTTCACCGCAGACACCCGGCGCGGCCGCCGCATCGCCGCCGAAGAGCTGGAGGCCGGCTGCTGTTTCGTGAACGAATTTGTCAAATCGGATCCCCGCCTTCCCTTCGGAGGAATCAAAACCAGCGGCTACGGACGCGAGCTGTCACATCTCGGCATCCTGGAGTTTACAAATATCAAGACGGTTTACGTGAAATGA
- a CDS encoding ATP-binding protein: MTKREPGNPFLLSGYIDRRHFCDREQELSQLHDHFRNERNVVLYSWRRIGKTALIQCFFDELSRKRGHELIYVDLLATRSASDAIRAITQAVYQYFGRTERGFTATLQQLLGQVGAEIHFNAYTGQPYLTFRWQAPRLPEQTLEQIGAFLAGHKKPVIIGIDEFQHVSSYSDSNGEALFRAWTQQYPELRFLFSGSHRGMMESMFTQKSRPFYRSAQQIRLEPIPLEAYAAFIRKHFKKHEKEIGFHHVEEIYRQCRGQTYAIQLVCNKLFAGCDNVTEAGIIRVFDEIITQEKQVFSGYGKLLTDRQWQALVAIAKGEPVTNPLSKEFVQGQGLGATSTLAASLKALQEKELIIQDYDGYYVHDVLLSRWLKDL, from the coding sequence ATGACAAAAAGAGAACCCGGTAATCCGTTTCTGCTAAGCGGTTACATCGACCGGCGCCACTTCTGTGACCGGGAGCAGGAACTGTCGCAATTGCATGATCATTTTCGGAATGAGCGCAATGTTGTCCTCTATTCCTGGCGAAGGATCGGCAAAACCGCGTTGATACAGTGTTTTTTTGATGAGCTGTCCAGGAAAAGGGGCCATGAGCTCATCTATGTGGACCTGCTGGCCACGCGCAGTGCCTCCGATGCGATCCGGGCCATCACCCAGGCCGTTTATCAGTATTTCGGACGGACCGAGCGGGGGTTTACCGCTACCCTGCAGCAGTTGCTGGGGCAGGTCGGAGCCGAAATTCACTTCAATGCATATACGGGGCAGCCATATCTCACTTTCCGGTGGCAGGCACCCCGGCTGCCGGAACAGACCCTCGAGCAGATCGGGGCGTTTCTCGCCGGTCACAAAAAACCGGTCATTATTGGAATCGATGAGTTCCAGCATGTTTCCTCCTACTCCGACAGCAACGGCGAAGCGCTGTTTCGTGCCTGGACGCAGCAATATCCCGAATTGCGGTTTTTGTTCAGCGGAAGTCACCGGGGCATGATGGAATCCATGTTCACACAGAAATCCCGCCCGTTCTACCGAAGCGCACAGCAGATACGCCTTGAACCCATTCCACTGGAAGCGTATGCTGCATTCATCCGGAAGCATTTCAAAAAGCATGAAAAGGAGATCGGATTTCATCATGTCGAAGAGATTTACCGGCAGTGCCGCGGCCAGACGTACGCGATCCAACTGGTCTGTAACAAACTGTTTGCCGGATGCGATAACGTAACCGAAGCCGGGATAATCCGGGTGTTTGATGAAATCATAACCCAGGAGAAACAGGTGTTTTCCGGGTACGGCAAACTGTTGACCGACCGGCAATGGCAAGCCCTGGTTGCCATTGCCAAAGGGGAACCGGTAACAAACCCGCTCTCCAAAGAGTTTGTGCAGGGGCAGGGGCTTGGTGCCACCAGTACGCTGGCGGCATCACTCAAGGCACTTCAGGAGAAGGAGCTCATCATTCAGGATTATGACGGCTACTATGTGCATGACGTACTGCTCTCCCGATGGCTCAAGGACCTGTGA
- a CDS encoding acetolactate synthase large subunit, whose amino-acid sequence MTVAELFVQCLEAEGVTHIFGVPGEENESLLFALEQSAIQFVPCRHEQGAAFIANVHGRLTGRAGVCLGTLGPGATNLITGVADANLDKAPLVAITAQGGLDRLHHESHQRIDIVNMFRPITKWNASVTSPEVVTEMVSKAFRLAEQEKPGATHIELSEDVADLQVDAALKPITPKRPRRPGSDYKAIRKTVELLSEARKPLILAGNGAIRKLASKHLTEFAQKHRIPVASTFMGKGALSDRSPYSLGAIGLGFKDYVAEAFEQADLVMTVGYDVAEYPPEKWNIGEDKKIIHVDFDPAEVYTEYDPDLEVTGDISAALWELNLKEDLLPKLQERWFEPVRDRIRTDLDRYRLDQGEARTELTVPGALHIIRDVMEDDGLLISDVGTHKMWIARNFPTYCPNGCLISNGMASMGIALPGAIAASLHQPERQIVAAMGDGGFLMNAQELETARRLGTGFIVLVFNDNDYGLISWKQHLSRQRSVSTRIDNPDFPAFARSFGVEGHRAESPEQLEQLLKEHLARRSVAVIEVPISTHVNNELVDRLRKYRGE is encoded by the coding sequence ATGACCGTAGCCGAACTTTTTGTTCAATGCCTTGAAGCTGAAGGCGTAACCCATATCTTCGGGGTTCCGGGGGAAGAGAACGAAAGCCTGCTGTTCGCCCTGGAGCAATCCGCTATTCAATTTGTCCCGTGCCGGCACGAACAGGGTGCAGCGTTTATCGCCAATGTACACGGACGGTTGACCGGCAGGGCGGGAGTGTGCCTCGGTACGCTTGGCCCCGGCGCCACCAACCTGATTACCGGCGTGGCGGATGCCAACCTGGACAAGGCTCCCCTGGTGGCCATCACCGCCCAGGGTGGCCTCGACCGGCTTCATCACGAAAGTCACCAACGGATCGATATCGTTAACATGTTCCGGCCCATCACCAAATGGAACGCCTCGGTAACCTCCCCCGAAGTAGTCACCGAAATGGTCAGCAAGGCGTTTCGCCTGGCAGAACAGGAGAAGCCCGGCGCCACCCACATCGAGTTATCCGAGGATGTCGCCGATCTGCAAGTGGATGCCGCTCTGAAGCCCATCACACCGAAACGACCACGCCGGCCGGGGTCCGATTACAAGGCGATCCGTAAAACCGTAGAACTGCTTTCTGAAGCCCGAAAACCGCTCATCCTTGCCGGCAACGGTGCTATCCGGAAACTGGCCAGCAAGCATCTGACCGAGTTCGCTCAAAAGCACCGCATCCCGGTCGCTTCGACATTCATGGGCAAAGGCGCGCTCTCCGACCGGTCGCCGTATTCATTGGGCGCCATTGGACTCGGTTTCAAGGATTATGTGGCGGAAGCGTTTGAGCAGGCCGACCTGGTCATGACCGTAGGGTATGATGTGGCCGAATATCCCCCCGAAAAGTGGAATATTGGTGAGGACAAGAAGATCATCCATGTGGATTTTGATCCCGCCGAAGTCTATACCGAATACGACCCCGACCTGGAGGTGACCGGGGATATCTCCGCCGCGCTCTGGGAGTTGAATCTCAAGGAGGATTTGCTGCCAAAGTTGCAGGAACGGTGGTTTGAACCCGTCCGCGACCGTATCCGAACCGATCTGGATCGGTACCGGCTCGATCAGGGAGAGGCCCGAACGGAGCTTACCGTGCCAGGGGCGCTGCACATCATACGTGATGTCATGGAGGATGACGGACTCCTGATCAGTGACGTAGGAACCCACAAAATGTGGATCGCACGCAACTTCCCGACCTATTGTCCGAATGGCTGTCTGATCAGCAACGGAATGGCCAGCATGGGTATCGCGCTGCCCGGAGCGATAGCGGCCTCATTGCATCAGCCGGAGCGCCAGATTGTAGCGGCCATGGGCGACGGCGGTTTTCTGATGAATGCGCAGGAGCTGGAAACCGCCCGGCGGCTCGGCACCGGGTTCATAGTACTGGTGTTCAACGACAACGACTATGGGCTGATCAGCTGGAAACAGCATTTGTCCAGGCAGCGGTCGGTCAGTACCCGAATCGACAATCCCGATTTCCCCGCGTTCGCCCGCAGTTTCGGGGTGGAAGGCCACCGTGCCGAATCCCCCGAACAACTGGAGCAGCTGCTGAAGGAACACCTTGCCCGCCGGTCTGTGGCCGTTATCGAAGTCCCGATCAGCACGCATGTCAATAACGAACTGGTGGACCGGCTCAGGAAGTACCGGGGAGAGTAA